The following are encoded together in the Blautia obeum ATCC 29174 genome:
- a CDS encoding rolling circle replication-associated protein produces the protein MSKTKECFAYNTKIIETPTTKEVYIYENPIFIHSKEKADLTDTSNRKKFDEMSAHKQYDSLKRKQKHYEQARWDIARIVDCNFDNKTKFVTLTFKENIQEILITNREFKYFIQRLNYYLYHTKTQLLKYLATWEKQKRGAIHYHVIFFDFLYIAKEKLQNLWSHGFIKINRIDVDSKENRGRYLSKYFGKDLDLKEHKKKAFFKSQNLKVPHETKVMLTEDILHDLQKENIVFQKEYTRQIYDTNAFLSTGSCLKDSSVIYIKIKKENPCVKGESYG, from the coding sequence GTGAGCAAAACAAAAGAGTGTTTTGCATACAATACGAAAATCATTGAAACTCCTACTACAAAAGAAGTATATATTTACGAAAACCCTATTTTTATTCACTCGAAAGAAAAGGCAGATTTAACAGACACAAGTAACCGAAAAAAATTTGATGAAATGTCAGCTCATAAGCAATATGACAGTTTAAAACGCAAGCAGAAGCATTACGAACAGGCTCGTTGGGATATTGCCCGTATTGTTGACTGCAACTTTGATAACAAAACAAAATTTGTAACGCTGACATTTAAAGAAAACATTCAGGAAATCCTGATAACTAACCGAGAATTTAAGTATTTTATCCAGCGATTAAATTATTATTTGTACCATACCAAAACCCAGTTATTAAAATACCTTGCAACGTGGGAGAAACAGAAGCGTGGAGCAATCCATTATCATGTTATTTTCTTTGATTTTCTGTATATAGCAAAAGAAAAATTACAGAATTTATGGTCACATGGATTTATTAAAATCAATCGCATTGATGTAGACAGCAAAGAAAACAGAGGTCGTTATCTTAGCAAGTATTTTGGAAAAGACCTTGATTTGAAAGAACATAAGAAAAAAGCCTTTTTTAAATCTCAAAATCTGAAAGTTCCACACGAAACAAAAGTCATGCTGACCGAAGACATTTTACATGACTTACAAAAAGAAAATATCGTCTTTCAGAAAGAATACACAAGGCAAATTTACGATACCAACGCTTTCTTATCTACTGGTTCATGCTTAAAGGACAGCAGTGTTATCTACATCAAAATAAAAAAAGAAAATCCTTGCGTAAAGGGGGAATCTTATGGATAA
- a CDS encoding helix-turn-helix domain-containing protein, giving the protein MNKIKELRKEKNITVAELAKELGISQSMLTNYENGNGTPRDESIWEKLSQIFGVSKSHVMGLTTDIETANKTKQLKVVVDTSQPISIQPKNQTDLDVLIKLDLIDSEDMEEVSEFLDKLLAQEKYEGRRESNVKYVVE; this is encoded by the coding sequence ATGAATAAAATAAAAGAATTGCGGAAAGAAAAGAATATAACCGTTGCGGAACTTGCAAAAGAATTAGGCATTTCACAAAGTATGCTTACGAACTATGAAAATGGAAACGGAACACCGAGAGATGAATCTATATGGGAAAAATTATCACAGATATTCGGCGTGAGTAAAAGCCACGTTATGGGATTAACTACGGATATTGAAACAGCAAATAAGACAAAACAGTTGAAAGTGGTTGTGGATACATCTCAGCCGATCTCAATACAACCGAAGAATCAGACAGACCTTGATGTATTGATAAAACTGGATTTGATAGACAGTGAAGACATGGAAGAAGTGTCAGAATTTCTTGATAAACTGTTGGCACAGGAGAAATATGAGGGACGGAGAGAATCAAACGTTAAATATGTCGTTGAGTAG
- a CDS encoding helix-turn-helix domain-containing protein: protein MNYGHLELRIEELLQEKGISKNMICKELDIPRSNFNRYCRNEFQRLDANLICKLCNYFECEIGELIRYVKE, encoded by the coding sequence ATGAATTATGGACATTTAGAATTAAGAATAGAAGAACTGTTACAAGAAAAAGGTATCAGTAAGAATATGATTTGTAAGGAACTCGATATCCCAAGGTCAAATTTCAATAGATATTGCAGAAATGAATTTCAAAGACTGGACGCAAATTTAATCTGTAAACTATGCAACTATTTTGAATGTGAAATTGGTGAGTTAATTCGATATGTAAAAGAATAA
- a CDS encoding DUF3784 domain-containing protein, giving the protein MKLVDLATGPDWIVWIVFVIFAVFSIILLSGHGSWFISGYNTASKEEKEKYDEKKLCRTIGIGMSIIAILALTMGLLENILPAFFVYIALGIILVDVVVIIILGNTLCRK; this is encoded by the coding sequence ATGAAATTAGTAGATTTAGCAACAGGTCCTGATTGGATAGTGTGGATTGTCTTTGTGATATTTGCTGTATTTTCTATTATTTTACTTTCTGGACACGGGAGTTGGTTTATTTCCGGATATAATACGGCTTCAAAAGAAGAAAAGGAAAAATATGATGAAAAGAAGTTATGCAGAACAATAGGAATTGGAATGTCTATTATAGCAATTCTTGCATTGACAATGGGCTTGCTTGAAAATATTTTGCCTGCATTTTTTGTATATATTGCATTGGGGATTATTTTGGTTGATGTCGTAGTAATTATCATTTTAGGAAATACACTATGCAGAAAGTAA